The genomic DNA ACCTACATTCAGATGAACCGTGACTTAGAATGGATTAATAGCATTGATTTTTCAAATAAAAAAGAAACAATCGATACAGTTGCAGCTGAATTTAAAGGTTGGGCACCTGAAATTATGGCATTATTAACTGAATCAGATTCAGATATTGTTGCTAGAAAAATTAATGCCCTTCCTGATAAACATCGTTGGGAACCAAAATCAGGCGTAACTTTAATTGGTGATGCTGCACACTTAATAGCACCATCTGGTGAAGGTGCTAACTTAGCAATGTTAGATGCTGCAGAATTAGCAGAAGGTATCGCTAACAATTATGATGATATCGACGATGTAATTAAAGATTATGAAAGCCGTACGTTCCCAAGAAGTGAAGAAGAACAACAAGAATCACACGAGATTTTAGATATTTGCTTAGGACAAGATAGTCCAGATAGATTTGTAAAACTATTCAAAGGTGAACGCTAACTTTAAAATTAAAAATTACTTTTATTAACCTCTTTACCAATTATTATTTAAGTTTATTGGTAAGGAGGTTTTTATATTAAATTACAAAAATTGCAATATGCAATATAGAAAGTAGTATGACTGAGCTTGAATTCGCTGATAAAGTAGTACGCATTCAATTAAAAAGTGCTTATAATTCCGTACGAAAATATGGCTTAATTTATTAAAAAGATGACTAGGTATTTAGTCGTAGATAAATATCGGATATACGTTGTACATAAAGTTGGTACTAGGGGCTCATGTATTTCTATAAAAAATGCTTTACTATATTAAGTGTAGAGAGACAAAGGAGGAATTACACATCATTGATTATCTACAAGCAAAATATAGAGAATGGTATCCCAATGTACGAAATTATCACAAGAACCTTCAAGACGATTACGGTAAAATTCGATGAAACATTTAACAAGAACGAAATCTATAAATTGCTCTCTCTACTAGAAAGTGACCTTGATAATATGAGACTAAGTTATTAAGTCATTTACACATCAAGAAGTACAGAAATTGTGTTTTCCAAATTGAGAATTCAAACAGATGAATTATTCCTAAATTGAATTTTTAAGTACTTACGCCCCCTAACACTAAGTAGCTTAAAAAGTCATTAATCATTCCTAAACTCACCTTATTAAAATAGCGTCAATGTTAGCCAAGGATTGTCCCCCCTTGGAAGCTTAGAGAGTAACTTTGAGCCTAACTAACATTGACGCTATGTTTTTATTAAATAAATGAATTTTTTCAATTATTATGACATCCCATTGTGTATGCCTACTTCGTTAACATAACCTCTATCAATTATAAATTTAACTGTTTTTGTGCCGATTTGATATTGGTATTCCATTCCATGAGGCGAAGCTATTGGTTTTTTATTGGGATTCCCATAGGCTTTTAATATATCTTTTTTAGAAACCGCACCTTTTGCTAAATTAAACCAAACACCATCTGCTTTTCCTTTACTTGCTAAATAAAATTGTTGATCATACAATTCTTTATTTTTTGCATTATTTTTACTATTTTCTGTAATTTTATATCCATTCAATTTAAAATTGTCATATTTCAATGCATTAATAAAGTTTTTATCTAAAACAAACTTACTTTGTGAAGAAGTATAGCCTTTATAAGTGTAGTACGGTTGCGTTGCTGCATGTGCTTCATTGTGAGATAAAACGTGTGTACTTGCGCCTGATCCAAGTGTAACTCCAACTGCTAAAGTACCTGCTAATAAACGCTTTGAAATTAAATTCATCATTAACCTCCTTTAAAAGTTTAAAGTATCTTTCGAAAGTAATATTACATTATTTTACAAAATATTACAATTATTACATTTTTTTATATACCTTTACACATGTAATGATAAATTAATTTACAATTTAAATTTTTTGGATAAAAATATTTTTCAAAAAAACAAAAAGCACATTGACGATTTGATTTCATCAATGTGCTTGAAAGTGTAATTAAGCATTCTTGTTTTTATTTTTCTTAACTTTAATCCACCATAAGGCTTTTTTAGGATGCGTTTCATAATATTCAAGATCTTCTTTATTGTCCACATTTGGATACGAACCTTTAAGTGATTTACCTGCAGTGCTTACGTGCAGTAACGCTATCACGATAAAGCCAATGATACTAATAGCAGTTAAATAATACGCTGGTGCGTATATATTGCCTGTTGATTCAACTAACCAAGAGTTTACTAATGGTGTTGTACCACCAAATAATGATACTGAAATGTTGAATGTTACCGCTAATGTACGATATCTAATATGTGTAAAGAACATTGTTGGTAAAGAACCAGGCATAGTTGCTTCGTATGTTGATAAGAAGAAACCTAAAATAAATACACCTAAAATAATAAATGGTAATGATTTTGTGTTTAATAAACTAAATGCAACGATACTTAAAAGTGTAAGACCTCCTGTACCAATTAAGAATACTTTCTTCTCACCGATTTTATCGGCTAATTTACCGAAGAATAATGCTAATGGAATCATAACGGCCATGACACATGTAATTAATACACTTGTTGTTGTTTCGTCAATTTTAACGATTTGTCCTAAGTATGTTGGCAAGTAGGCTGTTACTGTGTAGTTTGTTACGTTAAAGAACACAACTGCTACGAAACATACTAGGATATCTTTGAAGTAATATCTAATGATTGTAAAGAAACCAATTGTATCACGTGCTGGTGTTTCTACATCATTTTCATAAATTGGAGATTCTTCAAGTCTACGACGTAAGTAAAGTCCAAATAGACCAAGGAATAAACCTAAGATAAATGGAATTCTCCAACCCCATGCTTGCATTTGCGCATCATTTAAGAAGAAACTTAATAATGCAATCATGATTGAAGCAGCGATGTAACCTGATAGTGTACCAATTTCAAGACCACTACCTAATCTATTACGTTTCTTATCTGGTGAAATTTCAGCGATGTATGTCATTGCACCTGCATATTCCCCACCAGTAGAGAAGCCTTGTAATACCCTAGCGAGTAACAAGAGTGCTGGCGCCCATAAACCTATCATATCGTAGTTTGGTAATATACCGATTGTTAATGTTGATAAGGCCATTAAGATGATTGTTGTTGTTAATACAACTTTACGCCCGAATTTATCGCCAATAATACCAAACACTATCCCGCCTATTGGTCGTAATAGGAAGGCAATTGCTAACGCGGCAAAAGTAAATATTTGTTGAATTTGAGGGTTCGAAACCGGTGAAAAGAAATTGGCACCGATATAAGACGTTGTATAAGCATATACACCAAAGTCGAACCACTCCATGGCATTACCGATACCCGTTGCGAATACTGTTTTCTTCGCAGTTTGACCATCGACCATGTTAATTCTATCTTTTTTAAAATCCATGACCTGTAACACTCCTTCTATTTATGTTACATAATTATACAGTACTAATGTATGATGTCAAACTTGTTAAAAGTAAAATAAAACTAAAAATACAATATTATTCATTTAACAGAATTTAACAATAAATGTATGTATGCGTTTTCAAAGTTTTAATAAACGCAAAAAAAGTTATAATTAAGAATTAATTTTTTTATCAATTATTAATTATAACTAGTTTTACCCCGCCATATTTATTTGAAACAATTATTTCATTATCTTCAGGCATATGACAGTCTATAGATTCATTGATATCAGTAGTTCGGACATATTTCACCTTGTAATCATCCCATGCTACATTACAAGCTAAAAACGCTTTTTCTACAATAAGTTGTCCTGGAACGATGTCTTTATGAAGTGGATTATAATCATTAACCACACTCAAATATTGTCCTACTATTTGTGCATCAAACCTCATTTGCATTACCCTCTCCAATAAATAATTGTTCGATAATCATGCATGTTTTGTAATTTTTATTTATTTTCAATTCGAAGATATATTGGTCAAATTGCTTTACCTTATTAAAACTTTTATGCGTTAAGTATGCACAATATTGTATGTCACTTTCTAAATTTTCATACTTTTTAACTTCCGTGCGTGCCAACTTAATTCGCTCACCTATAAATGCTTGAAACATTTCAAATTCCGGCCATAATTGTGCACACATTAATGGTGGGACAGTGCCATCATAGATACGACCTATAATCTTACAATATTGACGTACTTCATGTTGATTAAATATAACATTTCGTCTTTCACTGTCTCCACTTTTCAAAGAGTACTGCATTACCCATACCTCCTCCGATGCCCATTGTAGCAACACTTAATTGCCAAGAAGGCATGTTAAAAAGACGTGCAACTAAAGCCACACCACTAGCACTGTAAGGATGACCTGAGGCAATCGCACCACCCCATTGGTTGACAATCTCTTCGCTTAGATGCAACTCATTTATAGAGGCTAGTACTTGAGAAGCAAATGCCTCATTGATTTCAACAGCATCAATATCTTTACTATTTAAATCAAATTGCTGCAATAATTGTGAAACTGCTGGCACCGGTCCAATACCTAGCATTGTTGGATCAACACCCGTTGTCACGGCTCCCTTAAATACCATCCCTGTTGTAATCCCTAGTTCTTCCGCAAACGTTTTATCCATGACTAGCGCTAATCCCGCGCCATCATTCTTCATACAACAATTACCAGCTGTTACCGTGCCACCTGGCATTAGTGGGCGTAACCTTGCTAATCGTTGTTCAGAAAGTGTAGGTTTGATACTCTCATCCCTATCAAAATAGTGTCCTTTTACTGTTAACGGAACAATCTCATGACAAATATCTCCATTATCGAAATGCTGAGTCGCTAAACGGTGACTACGAATCGCAAATGCATCCTGCGCTTCACGTCCAACACCATAATATTGTGCCACATTCTCAGCCGCTTCAATCATACTTGGATCTTGCCCTTCAGGTGCAAATGACGCCCGCTCATAAAATTCAGGTAACTGTGATTCATATACTGATTGCGGACGCTTAATCTTCCATGGTGCTCGACTCGTACTCTCTACGCCCCCAACAATATAAACACGCCCAGCACCGCATTGCACCATTCGACACGCATAGATTATACTTTCAAGTCCTGAACCACATTGACGGTCCACCGTTACACCCGGCACACTATGTGTGATACCAGCCTCCAAGAGTGCCTTCCTCGCAATATTACCACCATTCCCTACCACATTGCCTAGCACGACATCATCTAACTGTGCCATTGCTTCAGGAAATGTTTCTTTTATTTTTTGAAAAAGTGGTAACAATAACGCTTCAGGTTCCAAATGTCTTAACGCCCCACCGTATTTACCAAACGGTGTCCGCTTAGCCCACACTATGACTGCTTCTTTCACGAATGAAACGCCCCC from Staphylococcus taiwanensis includes the following:
- the vraX gene encoding C1q-binding complement inhibitor VraX, with the protein product MIIYKQNIENGIPMYEIITRTFKTITVKFDETFNKNEIYKLLSLLESDLDNMRLSY
- a CDS encoding MFS transporter, which codes for MDFKKDRINMVDGQTAKKTVFATGIGNAMEWFDFGVYAYTTSYIGANFFSPVSNPQIQQIFTFAALAIAFLLRPIGGIVFGIIGDKFGRKVVLTTTIILMALSTLTIGILPNYDMIGLWAPALLLLARVLQGFSTGGEYAGAMTYIAEISPDKKRNRLGSGLEIGTLSGYIAASIMIALLSFFLNDAQMQAWGWRIPFILGLFLGLFGLYLRRRLEESPIYENDVETPARDTIGFFTIIRYYFKDILVCFVAVVFFNVTNYTVTAYLPTYLGQIVKIDETTTSVLITCVMAVMIPLALFFGKLADKIGEKKVFLIGTGGLTLLSIVAFSLLNTKSLPFIILGVFILGFFLSTYEATMPGSLPTMFFTHIRYRTLAVTFNISVSLFGGTTPLVNSWLVESTGNIYAPAYYLTAISIIGFIVIALLHVSTAGKSLKGSYPNVDNKEDLEYYETHPKKALWWIKVKKNKNKNA
- a CDS encoding protein VraC, with translation MQYSLKSGDSERRNVIFNQHEVRQYCKIIGRIYDGTVPPLMCAQLWPEFEMFQAFIGERIKLARTEVKKYENLESDIQYCAYLTHKSFNKVKQFDQYIFELKINKNYKTCMIIEQLFIGEGNANEV
- a CDS encoding thiolase family protein, yielding MKEAVIVWAKRTPFGKYGGALRHLEPEALLLPLFQKIKETFPEAMAQLDDVVLGNVVGNGGNIARKALLEAGITHSVPGVTVDRQCGSGLESIIYACRMVQCGAGRVYIVGGVESTSRAPWKIKRPQSVYESQLPEFYERASFAPEGQDPSMIEAAENVAQYYGVGREAQDAFAIRSHRLATQHFDNGDICHEIVPLTVKGHYFDRDESIKPTLSEQRLARLRPLMPGGTVTAGNCCMKNDGAGLALVMDKTFAEELGITTGMVFKGAVTTGVDPTMLGIGPVPAVSQLLQQFDLNSKDIDAVEINEAFASQVLASINELHLSEEIVNQWGGAIASGHPYSASGVALVARLFNMPSWQLSVATMGIGGGMGNAVLFEKWRQ